The following are from one region of the Luteimonas sp. MC1572 genome:
- a CDS encoding hemolysin III family protein, whose amino-acid sequence MNTMSLRQKREELASALTHGLGASAALAGGAVLVTLAAMRGDGWQLGAAIVFGTSLLLLYVASTLYHAFRDPVLKGRLKVFDHCAIYLLIAGTYTPFTLIGLRGPLGWWMFAAIWTLALAGVVFKLFYTGRFKRLSTLVYVAMGWMVLVAIKPVLAALDTWTFAWLVAGGVAYTLGTLFYHRESLPYSHAIWHMFCVTGSACHYIAVMAQVAVPVA is encoded by the coding sequence TTGAACACGATGAGCCTGCGCCAGAAGCGCGAAGAACTGGCCAGTGCGCTGACCCACGGCCTCGGCGCCTCGGCGGCGCTCGCCGGTGGTGCGGTGCTGGTGACGCTGGCGGCGATGCGTGGCGACGGTTGGCAGCTCGGCGCCGCCATCGTCTTCGGCACTTCGCTGCTGCTGCTCTACGTCGCGTCGACCCTCTACCACGCGTTCCGCGATCCGGTGCTGAAGGGTCGGCTCAAGGTGTTCGACCACTGCGCGATCTACCTGCTGATCGCCGGGACCTACACACCGTTCACCCTGATCGGCCTGCGCGGGCCGCTGGGATGGTGGATGTTCGCCGCGATCTGGACGCTGGCACTGGCCGGCGTGGTGTTCAAGCTGTTCTACACCGGGCGTTTCAAGCGCCTGTCCACGCTCGTCTACGTGGCCATGGGCTGGATGGTGCTGGTCGCGATCAAGCCGGTGCTGGCGGCGCTGGACACGTGGACCTTCGCCTGGCTGGTGGCCGGGGGCGTGGCCTACACGCTGGGAACGTTGTTCTACCACCGCGAGTCGCTGCCTTACTCGCACGCGATCTGGCACATGTTCTGCGTCACCGGGAGCGCCTGCCATTACATCGCGGTCATGGCCCAGGTGGCGGTTCCGGTCGCCTGA